A genomic stretch from Actinomycetota bacterium includes:
- a CDS encoding tetratricopeptide repeat protein — MNKRVKKIGSQKANASFCFRGKAFLTTGRYQEAIDDFPISLQYSPKVAESYFDRGQSYLKLGKKSESKKEFEMAIKLNPGYVEARKMLEDLGKTS; from the coding sequence ATGAATAAGCGTGTAAAAAAGATAGGATCTCAAAAAGCTAATGCATCATTCTGCTTTCGTGGGAAGGCTTTCTTAACTACAGGTAGATACCAAGAAGCAATAGATGATTTTCCTATTTCCTTACAATACAGTCCAAAGGTAGCTGAATCTTATTTCGACAGAGGACAATCGTATCTCAAACTTGGCAAGAAATCAGAGTCTAAAAAAGAATTCGAAATGGCAATCAAATTGAACCCCGGGTATGTAGAAGCCAGAAAAATGCTTGAAGATTTGGGCAAAACATCATGA